The window aggtCGTCCGGTGGGGTGATCCCTGGTCGAAGGTAGGTAGCGAGAACCCCCCTCTTGTTAGTGACTGCCAAGGGTTTGCCATATCGGAAGCACCTCGCAGGTCGAAGGCAGGAAAGCTCTCGGTGTGTACCGTCTACATGCTACACCATCCCTGCCCTAATGCCCAACCAATGTCAATTGCCAACCATGGGGCTGCATGTGGGCGGATCGAGTGGCCGAGAGGACGGTTGTCTCTCGCCCGGTCAGGCCGTCCCCGTTCGGCGCAGGCGACTTCAATTCTATTCTTCTAAGAATCCGTTGTCGGAGCTTCATCCCTGACAGTCCGGTGGGATGGCGTGGGGTGTTGAATTGCAGACAGTCAAACATCCTTTTCACAACAGTCACAGCTGGAGACCCCCACCCAAGCACATGGAGGTCCCGTCGCCTTGCTGCAAAGTTTGCGGCGGCTTTGCACGGGCGAGTTATCTGCTCGCATCCGCCCCGGCCGATGTCAACCTTTTTTTGATAGTGATGGATAAGACGGTTGCCCCTCCATGGCCAGGCTGACAACTGGTTGAGCTACCCCACAGCCCAAGTTTTAAGACGTCAACAAGTGGATCACAGCACTGGCCAGGTCCACCCCAACAGAAGAAGAGCTCAGCTCTTGTCGAGAAGCTTCCAAAGACCCCTTGAATCAAGATCGAAGCATTGATATGAAAGCTCTCCCAAGAATGTAGCGATGAGAAGGCTTTGGCACTCTGTCTTGAGCAATTATCCAATGTATGACCTTTTCACTTCGACTAAGAGGGTTGGGGTGCTTTTCTCCAGTTCTGTCATGATCTTCATTTCTGCGGTCAGCCACGGAACTCCGTACAAGTGTCCCGGAAGGTTACAGAGTCTCATATTGCTGGCGAGCTCCCGTGTGTTGTGCtcctgaagaaaaaaaatcgtCCAGCGGGATCCGACCTACAACAAACATCTGGCGGGATCCGTCAACACCAATTTTCCCAACTATAGCTATTGGCAGACCAGAGGCAAAGATCAACAGATTAAACAAATATCTAGCAGCCATACCTAACAAAAAGTCATCCGGAACATAATAGCTTCACCATTACGTGCTCCCATCTGACCAAGAGTTGAGAGATGAAGTTGCTCCTGACCGCCTGCCTAAAATGGTCTAATAGCTTTTTGCGTGGTCAGTCAGCAGGAAGGGGCGGAAAAGGAGGCCTGTGCTCAGCCAGATTGCCCGCCTTTACAGGCCACCAAGGTGCATCAATTTGGGAGTTTGCAGGAAAGAGCCTTCTGACGAGCACCGCACGTAAGGAAGGTGCGATAGTTGGGCTCATTGTACATAAAATTGTTGCTTTTCGTCTCTCCTTCactctcttcttttccatcATGTTCCGTTCTTGCGTTGCAGCACGGCCAACAGCCAGCCAGGGAGCCCGGAGACATCTAGGACTTGCACCGTTGAGAAGAACAGCGCAGAGTTTTACTTCACGGTATGCAACTGGAAGGTCGCCTCTGACGGGACCCGCTCCCCCTTCTAGGAAGTACTAAGGCCCAAGCGGATTTGCTAAACCACCCCGCAGtcactcatcatcaccctcatcagtCTCAGTCTCACCACTGCGGTCTTACTCTGCCACTTCTACTGCTACTGCCACCCTCACTTCGAAAACAACAACTTCCACTTCTCAACGCCCTCTTTTGACCCAGCGAACAGCTCGCCTAGCAACTCGTCCACCAGTCCGGCACTGCTCATACCGCCGTCACAACATGTGCAGAACTCACGCCCAAGCCGATGTGGCTAGTGGGGTCAATGTGGCAGCTCGTGAGCTGCTCCCCACCAACGTCATCCCACGGCACTATCATGTTACTCTCGAGCCCAACTTCAAGGACTTCACCTTCGACGGCACTGTCGTGATTGACCTCGATGTGGCCGAGGACTCCAAGTCCATTTCCCTTCATACCCTTGAGCTTGACGTGCACAGTGCCACTGTCAGCTCCGAGGGGCAGACTGTCAGGTAGGTTCCATACCCCGCCAACAATGCTCGTTCCGCCCCTGAATGGGCCACCAAAGCTCACAATAAACACAGCTCCTCGCCCAAGATCTCATACAATGAGACGACCCAAGTCACCACGTTTGACTTTGACAATGAAGTCCCCAAAGGCAAGAAGGCCCAGCTTGAGATCAAGTTCACTGGTCAGCTGAACGACAAGATGGCCGGTTTCTACCGTTCGACTtacaagaaggaggacggtTCCCAGGGTCTTCTTGCCGTCAGCCAGATGGAACCTACCGATGCTCGCCGCTCTTTCCCTTGCTTTGACGAGCCTTCACTCAAGGCCGAGTTCACAGTCACGCTCATTGCCGACAAGAACTTGACCTGCCTCAGTAACATGGATGTTTCTGGCGAGACAGAGGTCCAGTCGAAGCAGACCAAtgccgccaagaaggccgtcACCTTCAACAAGTCACCACTCATGTCCACATACcttgttgcttttgttgttggtgagctgAACTACATCGAGACCAACGAGTTCCGTGTCCCCGTCCGTGTGTATGCTCCCCCTGGCCAAGATATTGAGCATGGTCGCTTCTCACTCAACCTCGCTGCCAAGACTCTCGCGTTCTACGAGAAGGTCTTTGGCATCGAGTTCCCCTTGCCCAAGATGGACCAGATCGCTATCCCCGATTTCGCCCAGGGCGCCATGGAGAACTGGGGTCTGGTGACGTACCGTGTTGTCGATTTGCTGCTGGATGAAAAGGCCAGTGGCGCGGCGACCAAGGAGCGTGTTGCTGAGGTTGTTCAGCACGAGCTGGCTCACCAATGGTTTGGTAACCTTGTCACTATGGATTGGTGGGATGGCTTGTGGCTCAACGAGGGCTTCGCTACCTGGGCCTCGTGGTATTCCTGCAACATCTTCTACCCCGAGTGGAAAGTCTGGGAGACGTATGTTGTCGACAACCTTCAGCGCGCCCTGTCTTTGGACTCCCTCCGCAGCAGTCACCCCATTGAGGTGCCTGTCAAGCGAGCCGACGAGATCAACCAGATCTTCGATGCCATTTCTTACTCCAAGGGCTCTTGCGTCCTGCGCATGATCTCAACCTACCTTGGCGAAGATACCTTCCTGGAGGGTGTCAGACGTTATCTCAAGAAGCACGCCTACGGCAACACCCAGACCGGAGACCTCTGGGCGTCTCTTGCTGAGGCCAGCGGAAAGGGCGTCGAGGATGTTATGCAGGTGTGGACCAAGAACATCGGCTACCCTGTTGTGAccgtcgaggagaagggcaacaacaccgtcaagCTGAAGCAGAACCGCTTCCTGCGCACTGGCGACACCAAGCCCGAAGAGGACAGGGTCATCTATCCCGTCTTCTTGGGTCTCCGCACCAAGGATGGTATTGACGAGTCGCAAACTTTGAGCAAGCGTGAGGACACCTTCAAGGTGCCCAACGACGACTTTTTCAAGCTCAACGCCAACCACACCGGTCTGTACCGCACCTCTTACTCCCCTGAGCGTCTCGCCAAGCTTGGcgaggctgccaagaacGGTCTTCTCAGCGTGGAGGACCGCGCCGGTATGATTGCCGATGCCGGTGCTTTGGCCACTTCTGGCTACCAAAAGACGTCTGGAGTCCTGAATCTCCTCAAGGGATTCGAGACGGAGACCGAGTTCGTTGTCTGGAACGAGATCATTGGTCGTGTTGCCTCAGTTCAGAGTGCCTGGATGTTCGAGGACAAGGCTGTCCGCGACGGCCTGGAGGCTTTCCTGCGCGAACTTGTTAGTGCTAAGGCGCACCAACTTGGCTGGGAATTCTCCGAGAAGGATGGTCATATTGAGCAGCAGTTCAAGGCTATGCTCTTCGGAAGTGCTGGTCTGTCCGGGGACCAGAAGATCATCGATACGGCCAAGGAGATGTTCAAGAAGTACATGGCCGGTGACCGGTCTGCTGTGCACCCCAACATTAGGGGCAGCGTCTTTAGTATGGCGCTGAAGCACGgtggcaaggaggaggtACGTTGTTTTGTCCCCTATTGTCTATGATGCATGCTGACTGTGTTGTTAGTACGACGCCGTCCTCGACTTCTACCGCAAGTCTACCAACAGTGATGAGCGCAACACTGCCCTGCGCTGCCTCGGCCGTGCCAAGGATCCCGAGCTGATCAAGAGAACTTTGGATCTCCTGTTCAGCGGTGAGGTCAAGGACCAGGATATCTACATGCCGACTGCTGGTCTGCGTAGCCATCCCGAGGGTATCGAGGCCTTGTATGAGTGGATGACGCAGAACTGGGAGAAGCTTGTCGAGAAGCTCCCTCCTGCGCTGTCTATGCTCGGTACCATGGTGACTATCTTCACGTCTAGCTTcacgaagaaggagcagCTTGCCAAGGTTGAGCAGTTCTTCGCTGACAAGAGCACCAACGGATTCGACCAGTCTCTTGCGCAGAGCCTGGACGCCATTCGCTCCAAGATCTCCTGGGTCGAGCGCGACCGTGAGGATGTCGCTGCTTGGGTGAAGGAGAACACGAAGAGTTCGTAAATGTCGACACGAGGACtatgaagaagatggttaGCCTGACGAATGGATGAGACAGGAATCAAAAGCATTTCAAGTCATCTCTAGACTGGAGCGTTGAGTTGGAGCTGGCTTAAGTCATCATGGTAGACATGCAGACATAGAGTGCTGGCAATGTAAAATATAGAGACAACTACACCAAAAATATCAAAACATTTTGACAAACATGGCCTCGTTGACCCCCACTTACTTTGATATTCTGCAGTTCGGAGATATTGAAGAGGTATCATGTAGAGCAGACGATCTGCGCAAGTCGCAGATCTGTAAAGTGCTCAAAGTGGAAGCTGTCAACGAGTGGCTCTGGAGCTCTCGGGCTTTTGAGAGGTATTGGAAGGTGAGGTAGTGGTCGGAGCTCATGGTCCGTGGTTCTCACTTGTCATTACTCTCCATCGCCCTGGATTGCGAACTGGTCCTGCGATTGTTATTTGACTCGATCTGGAAACCGATATACAGGTCAGGCCAATTTTCTTACCGGATTTTTATGATGAAGATCAATTCAAGCAAACCTTTATGCGCATCTTATCAGTTGTCGTTGCAGTCAAGATAAAGCATGGGGGGAGGGTCGAAGAGAATGGACCAATAAGATCATCACAAATTCTCCGGCCGAGCTATGTTTCAACCCcctaccacccccccttttgccacgccatcacccccatcccttGGCTCTTGGGCTCTGGCTGTATGGAAAAGCAAGAAGGTTTCATAGTTTTCCAttaccaccaacccctctgATGGCAAGGGGAGTTTGTTAGTGGGATGTTACAGATCGAACGGTTGATCATCGCCGCTTACCTGGAGATCTCCGTAGTTCGGTGATCCCTGGTATGGCATGGGTAGTTGTTGTGAAGGAAAACCACCCGGTCCCCCCCGGGTTCTTTTTGGACCTGTATCTGTTCATCTTACATCCTCGAGTTCGCCATTTGCTTGTTCTTCCGACGGCATCCCACGAatcctttttttgtttcggGGTTTGGGTCAATCACCGATGCTGGCATCATTGTTCTTTTCTTGaatcctttttttttttttttttttcgtttctTGCCGGCTGGGTCTGtggcctttttttccccttttgGTTTCTTTATCTTCCAtcttgtcgttgttgttgttgtggttgtccATCTCCAGCCTTTTGAAGAACTACCCCGACAAGCAACGACAGCTTCTCCCACTTGAGCGGCAAAGGATGTTCCCCAaactcttcaccaccacccttgcggtcctcctcctcctcactttCTCCCCTCTCGGCGCCCTCTCGGCCCCTACTACAGCGCCAAAACCCCGCTGGTTCGAAACTTATTCTCATGTTGCCCGCCGCGCGATAGTGCCTCAGTCGTATTATGAGGTGCTGCATATCCGGAGACAGCAGTACGCCCTTGCCAATCCGAGGTCTATAGTCAAGGATGTTGTCTGCCTGGACAGAAAGGCGTATgttctccccccctcccgccccttaTCTTTAGTTGGTGTAGGTGGCTAATAAACTGTAGGCATATTGTTGCTCATGACGAAGCCGCTGCCTCGCTCCAGATTTGCAACGGGAGTATGGCTGGCACGGGCAGAGGTCAGTACTGCCAGGACGGGCTGAAGGCAACAGAAGCAAAGGTCGGGACGGCAGTTTTTCGGCTGAAGAGCGTGAACGAGAGGCAGAGTATCAATGTTAGTAGGGAGAGGTGGCAAATGTGTGTGCAGGCGGCTAGGGAGGCTTGTCCTACGGgcgggttgaggggggtttgtCTTGGGGCGGCGAGGTGGGGTGGGAGTGTTGGGTTTGAGTTGGGGAATGCGTGAGCTTAGGGGATGTGAAGGAAAATAGAGATATCTCTTTTGTGATTTTGGACAGGTGTTGGATGCGGTGAAAAGTTCGTATCACAAGTCGAGACTTTTCCATATGCTAGAAGAATTGCCAAATTTTCAAATAAATGACCCTTGATTCTCGAATGGTATTGGGTTAGTCTCGTCAGCATAGCTTAAAAGCAaaggggttggcgagggttagggtttaaCGTGGTTTTGCATCGAAGTGGTCAAGATTGGGGAATCACATGACTTGGTGTCACTCATTAACGCGTCTCATCGTCCTGTCGCCTTCGAACTGGTTTCGCAGGCTCTCATCTCGTCCATCAACTCACCACCCGTTGTATTCACCCGTCAACCTTTTTCATCAAACTGCTGTACATCGATTTACATAATCGACTTAACATTTCATTGTATATCGCCCTCACTCTCACCTTTTCTTgcaagcaacaacaccatcgacTCCCACCTCTGACCACAAAATGCCCCTCGGCATCCAACGCCTCAACGCCAAGAAATCCCAACCCAACGACcgcatcatcttcatcaagcCCATCCCCGGGCCCCATGAAGCTATCGCTCAGGATTTCCTCGAGCGAATAGCTGCGCAATGCGGTGAGTTCCCCATCCCTTCCCGCCAGAAGAATCTCTTAACTTCAATCCCATCCTCTCAACTCAACGCACGCCCTCCAATCCTCACACTATctaacaacccccctttctATTAGTCCCCATAATgcgccaacaccacctctcgGTCACCTCTTTAGAAGAATTCCCCCCCAACCGTGAATTCGTCGGCCGCAACTTCAACGCCGGCGAGGTAATCCAGCTAGTCCTCAAATCCCATTCGGGTCGTTGGCTCCCCTTCAACTATGTTCAAATGGTCATGATGCATGAGCTCGCCCACAACAAGCAGATGAATCATTCCAAGGCTTTCTGGCAGGTTCGCAACCAGTTTGCTGATGAGCTGAGAGGGTTGTGGCAGAGGGGTTTcacgggggaggggctttGGGGTAGGGGCGCGTTGTTGAGTacgggggagtgggagaggaatgcggttggggaaggggaggagttgCCGGAGCATTTGTGTGGTGGGACGTATCGGAgtaggagggggggaaggaagaggaaggtgaaggtTGATTggagggagcagagggagaggaggatacTCAAGAAGTTTGGGGCGGGAGGTGAGAagcttggggaggatgaggcggTGAAAAAggagttggaaaaggggaagaaggtgaaggggAAGCCGAGGGTGGcagggagtgggagagggagggagttgagggctgcggctgctttggcgaggttggaacaggggaggaagggggaggggaaggtgaagaaagaggaggaggaggaggaggagacggataGTGGGGATGAatatgaggaggatgtgagcCAGGGTCCGGATGCGGTTGACTTTGATGGGAAGAAATTGCTTGACGGGAAAGGGCAGGGGATGGTGAAGGTTTGCGACGACGAGAATCTCAATGATCAGGATGCGCAGGATGAACTGCGGGAGTTGCAGAGTTTTGGGAGGATCAATAAAGAGCCTGGAACTGGGTCGTTGATTCTCAACTCGGTCAAACCGACACCGATAAAGCCAGACACCTCATCAGAAAAGAGACCACCAGTACCAaaaccgccgccaccgaaaCCGAAAGTCCAGGCACAGTCGCCAAATATCAAACTATTACACCCGAAAGCAGAGCAATCTCAGCCTCTTAAACTGAAAACACCAGCGCCATTACCCACTACTGCCACAACTAAACCGACCACGTGCCCAACTTGCTCCTTTGACAACGAGCCAATATCCGCCATTTGCGCTATATGCAGCAATGTCCTTAACCCAGCGAGGGTTTCCGACTCTTGGGCATGTACCAGCACGACGTGTACCGGGACAAAGTATCGCAATGCGGACAACGTTGGAATTTGCGGAGTGTGTGGAGCTCGCAAGCCACAGGCTATATTGGCGGATCAAGCTTAAATCGCCCTTGCGTACCGGGACAGTAAACAAAGGGAGTGACAACGGCGGGGCAACCACCGGAACAGGGATCCTGGTTTTAGGGGGGGGTTATGTATGTATATGCCCATGTCAGGATcaagggaagaaaaagacccCATCCTACGTCTATAATCTGATTTACCTTTTACGACAAGACCAGACTGTTGAATAGCTCTCTTTACGTCATTTCCTTGCCATCCATCCTATCAGTTCATACCTCTTGTTGACCACTCACTCCCCATTCTTGACCCCCATCTTTCCTATACAGTTCCCATAtccataacccccccccttttcctccaccCAATATCACCATTTCTACATACATCTTCAACACTTCAAACCCTTCCCCCAGTGCGAATAGCCATAGCACACTATACCTGGGCACTGTCCCAACGCCAAACACAGCCACACCAgtttcaccaccacccacagaTAGCTGTCGAAATTACTATCCAAACTTTCCCCTTTTTAAGTTGGCAGAGaattttcttcttcactcCATGTGACCCATAGACCGCATGGATAGCAAAAAGAGTAAAGAAAAAAACTTAAACCTCTCCACATCACCTGTTGTATATCGTGCCTCAACCGTGAAACCATTTACCATCCTGTGAcattcaacaccctcaaatCAAACCGAATGGCACACCACAAAATCATATCTCAAATGTGGTGGCCAACACCCGACCAGAAACAACCACCTCTTTCCCCCTCGACTCTTCTTCCATCTTGAGTTAGACAtgtcacatcaccatcaccatcaccgtcaccaagCCAATCGCAAACATCTTTTTGGCCGCCGAAACCAGAAACATGCCTCTCTTTTAAAGAGAACCATTACGGAGCCCCCTATTCATCTTACCAGCGCCCCCTCTCTCTGCCTATTTACTCACCCTCCCTACAATACAGTCAAAGGCCTtaaaagaaaaacaagaagcGTTTAAattatctttaaaggcctattaactatGTTTTAACGCCTATTAATTATAAAAGATACTCAGGGGAGCTACCTCTTTGtcttttggggaggggggggggggtacCTTGGGTAAATAAACAGGGGGCTCACATAAAGGTTCTCTCCTCTTTTATCCTTGGGACTCTATTGCTCTATTGGGGACTCTGTAAGGTATCCAAACCTCTGGTAAGTCTTTCTGTCTATTCATCCTTCCCCGTTTTATCTACCCATTTCATGCCCATCTTTCTATcctggaaaaaaaaacaaaaagagaaacatCCTCAGAGTCCCGACCATTTCCCTCGCCATTTCCTTCCCTTCCACCTTTTTTTTGTGATTATTTCCGCTTCATTTTCTCTCCCCTTCTTGCACTCTCGAGTGTTGCTGACCACAATCTGTCGCCAGGCGTGCTCCTCCCAAAGATCCCTCCTTCGGCCGGCCATACTACTCTCCTCGGTGACCACCCATCCCCAGTATTATTTACCAAGACTTATCCCTTTTCGGGCTTTGTAATCGCCAAAGAAGCGCATACCAGATCCCAAGGCACTGAAACAAAACgagaaaaacaaacaaaataCAAAATACCACACCTGTTACAACACCAATCAATAACATAAAAAGTACAACCCATATTCCACCCCGAAAACAAGAACAAAACATAAACGAAAAGCTAATGCCTATGATGCAGCGTAGAAAATGCTGTTCAAGGCTACCGCCGGCGGTATAGCGGGTATTGTCGTTAAAAACCAGAGTGTGAAATCATGGGTATCTCAAAGCCAACAAAGAACCCCAATCCAAGACCGAAAGAGAACCCGTCAAGGAGCTACAACTTCCTTtgaacaaccaacccccccaccacaaaAGGATCAAGCGAAAAAACGCAAGAAAATGAAACCGCAAATCAAGTTTGGCCCGAAGCCCAACTCAAGGCAAGAGGCTACCCAAAGGCAAAATCGACGCGCCACTAGGGTTGACTATCCAGGGCGGCAAGATTGTCTATCATGGCCTGATCATACCCCTTCGACTTGTCATAATCGGCGAGCCACTCGTCCCAAGTGAGGTTCGACAGTTTATCGTCCTCGGTCCAGTGCTGCGAAGGCTGCTCAGGACCCAAGACACCCCTCTCGGGAAAATTCCCCAAGACAACCCTCTCATGAAA is drawn from Podospora pseudocomata strain CBS 415.72m chromosome 1 map unlocalized CBS415.72m_1, whole genome shotgun sequence and contains these coding sequences:
- a CDS encoding uncharacterized protein (EggNog:ENOG503P5HE); the protein is MFPKLFTTTLAVLLLLTFSPLGALSAPTTAPKPRWFETYSHVARRAIVPQSYYEVLHIRRQQYALANPRSIVKDVVCLDRKAHIVAHDEAAASLQICNGSMAGTGRGQYCQDGLKATEAKVGTAVFRLKSVNERQSINVSRERWQMCVQAAREACPTGGLRGVCLGAARWGGSVGFELGNA
- a CDS encoding uncharacterized protein (COG:D; EggNog:ENOG503NXG2; MEROPS:MER0215828), producing MPLGIQRLNAKKSQPNDRIIFIKPIPGPHEAIAQDFLERIAAQCVPIMRQHHLSVTSLEEFPPNREFVGRNFNAGEVIQLVLKSHSGRWLPFNYVQMVMMHELAHNKQMNHSKAFWQVRNQFADELRGLWQRGFTGEGLWGRGALLSTGEWERNAVGEGEELPEHLCGGTYRSRRGGRKRKVKVDWREQRERRILKKFGAGGEKLGEDEAVKKELEKGKKVKGKPRVAGSGRGRELRAAAALARLEQGRKGEGKVKKEEEEEEETDSGDEYEEDVSQGPDAVDFDGKKLLDGKGQGMVKVCDDENLNDQDAQDELRELQSFGRINKEPGTGSLILNSVKPTPIKPDTSSEKRPPVPKPPPPKPKVQAQSPNIKLLHPKAEQSQPLKLKTPAPLPTTATTKPTTCPTCSFDNEPISAICAICSNVLNPARVSDSWACTSTTCTGTKYRNADNVGICGVCGARKPQAILADQA
- the APE2 gene encoding Aminopeptidase 2 mitochondrial (EggNog:ENOG503NWST; MEROPS:MER0001010; COG:E; COG:O) — encoded protein: MCRTHAQADVASGVNVAARELLPTNVIPRHYHVTLEPNFKDFTFDGTVVIDLDVAEDSKSISLHTLELDVHSATVSSEGQTVSSSPKISYNETTQVTTFDFDNEVPKGKKAQLEIKFTGQLNDKMAGFYRSTYKKEDGSQGLLAVSQMEPTDARRSFPCFDEPSLKAEFTVTLIADKNLTCLSNMDVSGETEVQSKQTNAAKKAVTFNKSPLMSTYLVAFVVGELNYIETNEFRVPVRVYAPPGQDIEHGRFSLNLAAKTLAFYEKVFGIEFPLPKMDQIAIPDFAQGAMENWGLVTYRVVDLLLDEKASGAATKERVAEVVQHELAHQWFGNLVTMDWWDGLWLNEGFATWASWYSCNIFYPEWKVWETYVVDNLQRALSLDSLRSSHPIEVPVKRADEINQIFDAISYSKGSCVLRMISTYLGEDTFLEGVRRYLKKHAYGNTQTGDLWASLAEASGKGVEDVMQVWTKNIGYPVVTVEEKGNNTVKLKQNRFLRTGDTKPEEDRVIYPVFLGLRTKDGIDESQTLSKREDTFKVPNDDFFKLNANHTGLYRTSYSPERLAKLGEAAKNGLLSVEDRAGMIADAGALATSGYQKTSGVLNLLKGFETETEFVVWNEIIGRVASVQSAWMFEDKAVRDGLEAFLRELVSAKAHQLGWEFSEKDGHIEQQFKAMLFGSAGLSGDQKIIDTAKEMFKKYMAGDRSAVHPNIRGSVFSMALKHGGKEEYDAVLDFYRKSTNSDERNTALRCLGRAKDPELIKRTLDLLFSGEVKDQDIYMPTAGLRSHPEGIEALYEWMTQNWEKLVEKLPPALSMLGTMVTIFTSSFTKKEQLAKVEQFFADKSTNGFDQSLAQSLDAIRSKISWVERDREDVAAWVKENTKSS